Proteins encoded in a region of the Mycolicibacterium duvalii genome:
- a CDS encoding SDR family NAD(P)-dependent oxidoreductase, whose amino-acid sequence MMTELSGKVVIVTGGASGIGRGIAARFAAEGAGVLIADVRDDLGAALSEELNAAGGRTVYRHTDVGDQAQVAALVDAAVAEFGGLHVMVNNAGISSPLKKGLFHEDLEEFDRVMRVNLLGVMAGTRDAGRHMAEHGGGSIINLGSIGGIQAGGGVSSYRASKAAIIHFTKCAAIELAHYEIRVNCLAPGNIPTPILASSATDEDRARLEKFEARIRQQMRDDRPLKREGTAEDVAEAALYFATDRSRYVTGTVLPVDGGTVAGKVIVRKTASVGES is encoded by the coding sequence CCGGGATCGGCCGCGGCATCGCGGCACGGTTCGCGGCCGAGGGGGCCGGGGTGCTCATCGCCGACGTGCGCGACGACCTCGGCGCGGCGCTGTCGGAGGAACTCAATGCCGCCGGCGGGCGCACCGTGTACCGCCACACCGACGTCGGTGACCAGGCTCAGGTGGCCGCGCTGGTGGACGCCGCTGTCGCCGAGTTCGGCGGACTGCACGTCATGGTCAACAACGCCGGCATCTCCAGTCCGTTGAAGAAGGGCCTGTTCCACGAAGACCTCGAGGAGTTCGACCGGGTCATGCGTGTCAACCTGCTCGGCGTGATGGCCGGCACGCGCGACGCCGGGCGCCACATGGCCGAGCACGGCGGCGGTTCGATCATCAACCTGGGCTCGATCGGCGGTATCCAGGCCGGCGGGGGAGTGTCGAGCTATCGGGCGTCCAAGGCCGCGATCATCCACTTCACCAAATGTGCCGCGATCGAACTCGCGCATTACGAGATTCGCGTGAATTGCCTTGCCCCCGGCAATATCCCGACCCCGATTCTGGCGTCGTCGGCCACCGACGAGGACCGGGCGCGACTGGAGAAGTTCGAGGCCAGGATTCGACAACAGATGCGTGACGATCGTCCGCTCAAACGGGAGGGCACCGCCGAAGACGTGGCCGAGGCGGCTTTGTACTTCGCCACCGATCGGTCGCGATACGTCACCGGAACCGTGCTCCCCGTCGACGGTGGCACCGTCGCCGGGAAGGTGATCGTCCGCAAGACCGCCTCCGTCGGGGAGT